One Aegilops tauschii subsp. strangulata cultivar AL8/78 chromosome 7, Aet v6.0, whole genome shotgun sequence genomic window carries:
- the LOC109764709 gene encoding uncharacterized protein: protein MAEFSWLTALGFVFLTFNSGMAVYRSNGDAGSVIFVAVSYLDLVALFACLRLYERLDRHSPRRERIKAAVWALTTLLTVMFTYKVAEVMPLAVKLLVWAMAAATTCGGFYVFFVHDDKPYQQLQDASAAAERGDVAN from the coding sequence ATGGCAGAGTTCTCGTGGCTCACGGCGCTAGGGTTCGTCTTCCTGACCTTCAACTCCGGCATGGCCGTGTACCGCTCCAACGGCGACGCGGGGTCCGTCATCTTCGTCGCCGTCTCCTACCTCGACCTCGTGGCCCTCTTCGCCTGCCTGCGCCTCTACGAGCGCCTCGACCGCCACTCCCCCCGCCGGGAGCGGATCAAGGCCGCCGTCTGGGCGCTCACCACGCTGCTCACCGTCATGTTCACCTACAAGGTCGCCGAGGTCATGCCGCTCGCCGTCAAGCTCCTGGTCTGGGCGATGGCCGCCGCCACCACCTGCGGCGGCTTCTACGTCTTCTTCGTCCACGACGACAAGCCGTACCAGCAGCTGCAGGACGCGTCGGCCGCCGCCGAGCGCGGGGACGTCGCCAACTAG